The following are from one region of the bacterium genome:
- the priA gene encoding primosomal protein N': MEKSFAEIVFPIPVDHGYTYSIPDKFQGDAAPGMRVLAPFGPRKMTGFIVRLADTCDRTDVKAIEEVLDPVPLFTKEVLELAQWIAEYYLCGWGEVLKAALPSGIHKSSVKTVRLTHSDPEQLAQLIESRAPRQAQIVRQLMRQNPMPLDKLAAALDAFNIYSSLRKLRQDGFVRLELALPRPKVGARYETRYRLAAAFRGQTLEKLMEELHASAPKQARILFALFEEPETLIAGPELLQQAGATWSALSSLIKKGVLQRERVQVERQYDQGMEIETPAPLTLNRDQAAALAAILRQIDAGKFSAMLLHGVTASGKTQVYIEAIKHALSKGLNAVVMVPEIALTPQMVRRFRGHFGDRVAVFHSRMSPGERYDSWRRTWEGKHQIVIGPRSAIFAPLPRVGLIVVDEEHEPSYKQNDLTPRYHGRDVAVMRAKLNHAVVVLGSATPSLETYYNAQVKKYALLTLPNRIDDVRMPAIHVVDLRREPKIIGSHDPIIFSRLLRQKMDEKLAAGEQIILFQNRRGFATLCKCTTCGYVARCEHCDISLTFHLRGRLLKCHYCGYQRKAPEQCPQCQSRDLYMRGIGTQRIEEELHALFPGIPAVRMDMDTTRGRHGHDAILSRFGRGEFQILLGTQMVAKGLDFPRVTLVGVISADSELLFPDFRAGERTFQLLTQVAGRAGRKDKEGEVVIQTYTPDHYSLFFVRSHDYEHFFRAELKDRRELDYPPFSRMINILFRGPHEEAVVRVSRQYAEGLQPQSSFRMLGPVPATLSKIENNFRYQILLISSKQNDPGGQQTREAVRSAMAQFKEHHRSREVQVSIDVDPTSIL; this comes from the coding sequence CTGGCGCAGTGGATTGCAGAGTATTATCTGTGCGGCTGGGGCGAAGTGCTCAAGGCCGCGCTGCCCAGCGGCATTCATAAAAGCTCGGTCAAGACCGTGCGATTGACGCACAGCGATCCAGAACAGCTGGCGCAGTTGATCGAATCCCGGGCGCCCCGCCAGGCGCAGATCGTGCGCCAGCTGATGCGGCAGAATCCAATGCCGTTGGACAAATTGGCGGCTGCGCTGGACGCTTTCAACATCTATTCAAGCCTGCGCAAATTACGCCAGGACGGTTTTGTCCGATTGGAACTGGCATTGCCAAGGCCCAAAGTGGGCGCACGCTACGAAACACGCTATCGGCTGGCCGCTGCGTTTCGTGGACAAACCTTGGAAAAGCTGATGGAGGAGCTGCATGCATCAGCGCCCAAACAAGCGCGCATTCTGTTCGCGTTGTTCGAGGAACCTGAAACGCTGATCGCCGGCCCGGAACTGCTGCAGCAGGCCGGCGCCACCTGGTCAGCGCTCAGCAGCCTGATAAAAAAAGGCGTACTGCAGCGTGAACGCGTTCAGGTGGAACGGCAGTATGATCAGGGCATGGAGATCGAAACGCCGGCGCCACTGACGCTGAATCGGGACCAGGCAGCGGCTTTAGCGGCCATCCTCCGTCAGATCGATGCCGGCAAATTCAGCGCCATGCTGTTGCACGGCGTCACGGCCAGCGGCAAGACGCAGGTGTATATCGAAGCCATTAAACATGCGCTGTCTAAAGGGTTGAACGCGGTGGTCATGGTGCCTGAGATCGCCCTGACCCCGCAGATGGTGCGCCGCTTCCGCGGCCATTTCGGCGATCGGGTCGCCGTGTTTCACAGCCGCATGTCCCCGGGCGAACGGTATGATTCCTGGCGCCGCACCTGGGAGGGCAAACATCAGATCGTCATCGGTCCCCGCTCCGCGATTTTCGCGCCGCTGCCCCGAGTCGGATTGATCGTAGTAGACGAAGAACATGAGCCCAGCTATAAACAGAACGATCTGACCCCGCGCTACCATGGCCGCGATGTGGCGGTCATGCGCGCCAAACTCAATCACGCGGTGGTGGTACTGGGTTCGGCAACGCCTTCGTTGGAGACCTATTATAACGCGCAGGTGAAAAAATATGCGCTGCTGACGCTGCCCAATCGCATCGATGACGTGCGCATGCCGGCCATTCACGTCGTCGACCTGCGCCGCGAGCCCAAAATCATCGGCAGCCACGATCCCATCATTTTCTCCCGGCTGTTGCGGCAAAAGATGGACGAAAAACTTGCTGCCGGCGAGCAGATCATTCTCTTTCAGAACCGCCGCGGCTTTGCCACCCTGTGCAAATGCACCACCTGCGGCTATGTCGCCCGCTGCGAACACTGCGACATCTCGTTGACTTTTCATCTGCGCGGCCGCCTGCTGAAATGCCACTATTGCGGCTATCAGCGCAAAGCGCCTGAACAATGTCCGCAATGCCAGAGCCGCGACCTCTATATGCGCGGCATCGGTACCCAGCGCATCGAGGAGGAGTTGCACGCCCTGTTCCCCGGCATCCCTGCGGTACGCATGGACATGGACACCACGCGCGGCCGACACGGCCATGACGCCATCCTCAGCCGCTTCGGCCGTGGGGAATTCCAAATCCTCCTGGGCACACAGATGGTGGCCAAAGGGCTGGATTTCCCCCGCGTGACCCTGGTGGGTGTCATCTCCGCAGATTCGGAGCTGCTGTTCCCCGACTTTCGCGCCGGTGAGCGCACGTTTCAACTGCTGACCCAAGTCGCCGGCCGCGCCGGCCGCAAGGACAAAGAGGGCGAAGTGGTGATCCAGACCTATACTCCGGACCACTATTCCCTGTTCTTTGTGCGCAGCCACGATTATGAACATTTTTTCAGAGCTGAATTAAAGGACCGGCGCGAATTGGATTATCCGCCGTTCAGCCGGATGATCAACATCCTGTTTCGCGGACCCCATGAGGAGGCGGTAGTGCGCGTGAGTCGCCAATACGCAGAGGGCCTGCAGCCGCAGAGCTCCTTCCGTATGCTCGGCCCGGTGCCGGCCACGCTGTCGAAAATAGAAAACAACTTTCGCTATCAGATCCTGCTGATCAGCAGCAAACAGAACGATCCCGGAGGTCAGCAAACCCGGGAAGCGGTCCGCAGCGCCATGGCGCAATTCAAAGAACACCATCGCAGCCGGGAGGTGCAGGTTTCCATCGATGTAGATCCGACTTCCATTCTGTAG